From Rudanella lutea DSM 19387, a single genomic window includes:
- the porU gene encoding type IX secretion system sortase PorU has translation MRFWPMLWSRWKMDKGYDFRENRQRNSGVGRLVQPSGLGLAGLALLLSLYASAQSVLRTGTWVKIGITQTGPYRLSYETLSAIHPAFANADPRRFRLYGNGGTPLPQANAAPRPTDLTENAILVEGEADGRFDRGDALLFWGEGPHVIRQDSATGRLSHTINPYSDTTFYFLTIADQPGRRMAVRAPGAGTGLSAVSSFAHYRFHELEQTSRVRSGREWLGEFFGITTEQTFTFETPGLVANSPVEITSSVVADAPATTQFTLRLNGQSLGTQSFEALSGYRYDRKGIENRRLFTAPAGTETNLRVTLSYDRAGQSAAAAYLNFLGVQTRRELRMYDAPTLAWLTPGRYTLRQATAGLRVWDVSLPTVPVSQSVAPTGTDATWASLSRGAYVLFADNQFRQPLTLALVPNQNVRAEATPQLLIVTPVAFRAEAERLAAFRQTNDGLTTLVVTTQQLYNEFASGQPDPTAIRDAARYFDRKTPGTLRYLLLFGDATFDYRNLSGILNPAQWANTVPVYESRESLHPVLSYSSDDYFGFLQDNAGEWPETNAGDLRLDIGIGRLPVKTPDEARTVVDKLIRYATDRTLAGDWQTRVAFVADDGDSNIHQNDADQLARAIERQTAFRPQRIFLDDFVQESAPGGQRAPGVNQTISRIMDEGRLIINYTGHGGETGWAEEQVLTLNDIFAWRNRRLPLLVTATCEFGRYDDPNVNSGAELALLSRQGGAIGLLTTTRPVYANTNFLLNEAFYQAVFKPVNGQMPRLGDVFRETKNNSLSGSLNRNFALMGDPSMRLAYPQADVTLTHVNGRAVKAGAPDTLRALQSVVLEGEIVQPANRQRIADFNGRVRLTLYDKPLARTTRGTESSPMNYQTYASLIFSGQVAVNQGRFRVQFVVPKDIDYTFGQGRLYAYALRADSLFDAIGQSANLVIGGTAASPVVDTQPPSLTLAVLGATPDAGDRVRVAGPDVTLRIQVADNMGINLAQTGLGHELTVQLNTEAPIVLNSNYVSEDSEGRRGSASVTFRNLPSGSYTVRAKAWDVNNNSTEGALTFIVSEKPSLLIRSLWASPNPVVDQTQLALNHNRPGETLDWSVQVYDQAGRLLSEQVGQCDRCPETVSLGQWDGRNSAGSLLINGLYLYRVVLRAASDGSEAKAGNRILLVR, from the coding sequence ATGCGATTCTGGCCCATGCTCTGGTCGAGATGGAAAATGGATAAGGGGTACGATTTTAGGGAGAACAGGCAACGTAACAGCGGGGTAGGACGCCTGGTGCAGCCCAGCGGCCTGGGATTGGCGGGCCTGGCTCTACTGCTGAGTCTGTATGCCTCGGCTCAGTCGGTTCTGCGCACCGGTACGTGGGTCAAAATCGGCATTACGCAAACAGGCCCGTACCGGCTCAGTTACGAGACTCTGAGCGCCATCCATCCGGCCTTTGCCAACGCCGACCCGCGTCGATTCCGGTTGTATGGCAACGGCGGAACCCCTTTACCACAAGCCAACGCAGCCCCGCGTCCGACAGACCTGACTGAGAATGCAATTCTGGTCGAAGGTGAGGCCGATGGGCGTTTTGACCGGGGCGATGCCCTGTTGTTCTGGGGCGAAGGGCCACACGTAATCCGGCAAGACTCGGCGACGGGCCGGTTGAGCCACACGATTAACCCCTACAGCGATACCACTTTTTATTTCCTGACCATAGCCGATCAGCCCGGCCGCCGGATGGCCGTGCGGGCACCGGGTGCTGGTACCGGCTTGTCGGCTGTGTCGTCGTTTGCCCATTACCGGTTTCACGAACTCGAACAAACGAGCCGGGTACGGTCGGGGCGCGAGTGGCTGGGTGAGTTTTTTGGCATTACAACCGAACAAACGTTTACGTTTGAGACGCCCGGTCTGGTGGCCAATTCGCCTGTAGAAATTACATCGTCGGTGGTGGCCGATGCCCCCGCAACCACCCAGTTTACCCTCCGCCTGAATGGTCAGTCGCTCGGCACCCAATCGTTCGAGGCCCTTTCGGGGTATCGCTACGATCGGAAAGGGATAGAAAACCGTCGTCTTTTTACGGCCCCGGCGGGTACCGAAACCAACCTGCGGGTTACGCTCAGCTACGATAGGGCCGGTCAGTCGGCGGCAGCGGCTTACCTCAACTTTTTGGGGGTACAAACCCGGCGGGAGTTGCGCATGTACGACGCGCCAACGCTGGCGTGGCTCACTCCCGGTCGGTACACCCTGCGGCAGGCTACGGCCGGGTTACGTGTATGGGACGTAAGCCTGCCGACCGTGCCCGTGAGCCAATCGGTAGCACCGACGGGGACCGATGCCACGTGGGCGAGCCTGAGTCGGGGGGCGTATGTGCTGTTTGCCGATAACCAGTTTAGGCAACCTCTCACGCTCGCGTTGGTGCCCAATCAGAACGTGCGGGCCGAAGCAACGCCCCAACTGCTGATCGTAACGCCAGTGGCTTTCCGGGCCGAAGCCGAACGACTGGCAGCTTTTCGGCAAACCAACGACGGCCTCACCACGCTGGTGGTGACTACGCAGCAGTTGTATAACGAATTTGCGTCGGGGCAACCCGACCCGACCGCTATTCGTGATGCGGCCCGGTATTTCGATCGGAAAACCCCCGGCACCCTGCGTTACCTACTCCTGTTTGGCGATGCTACCTTCGACTACCGAAACCTGTCGGGCATATTGAACCCGGCGCAATGGGCCAATACAGTGCCAGTTTACGAAAGTCGCGAATCGCTGCATCCGGTGCTCAGTTATTCGTCAGACGATTATTTTGGTTTTTTACAGGACAATGCTGGCGAATGGCCCGAAACCAATGCCGGAGACCTGCGACTTGACATTGGAATTGGGCGGCTTCCCGTAAAAACACCCGACGAAGCCCGTACCGTGGTCGATAAACTGATTCGGTACGCTACCGACCGTACCCTGGCGGGCGATTGGCAAACCCGGGTCGCGTTTGTAGCCGATGATGGCGACTCGAACATTCACCAGAACGATGCCGACCAACTGGCCCGCGCTATAGAACGACAAACCGCGTTTCGGCCGCAGCGTATTTTTCTGGATGATTTTGTGCAGGAGTCGGCACCGGGTGGGCAGCGGGCGCCGGGCGTGAACCAGACCATCAGCCGGATTATGGACGAAGGGCGGCTGATTATTAACTACACCGGTCATGGGGGCGAAACGGGCTGGGCCGAAGAGCAGGTACTGACCTTGAACGATATTTTTGCCTGGCGAAACCGACGCTTGCCGCTGCTTGTGACGGCTACCTGTGAGTTTGGCCGCTACGACGACCCCAACGTAAACTCTGGTGCCGAACTGGCGCTGCTGAGTCGGCAGGGAGGGGCCATTGGCCTGCTTACCACCACCCGGCCGGTGTACGCCAACACGAATTTCCTGCTTAACGAAGCGTTTTATCAGGCCGTGTTCAAGCCCGTTAATGGCCAGATGCCGCGCCTGGGCGATGTGTTTCGGGAAACGAAAAATAACAGTCTGAGCGGGAGCCTAAATCGTAACTTCGCTCTCATGGGCGACCCGTCGATGCGGTTGGCGTATCCGCAGGCCGACGTGACGCTGACGCACGTCAACGGTCGGGCCGTGAAGGCAGGGGCTCCCGATACCCTGCGCGCATTGCAGTCGGTGGTGCTGGAGGGTGAAATTGTGCAACCGGCTAACCGGCAGCGGATAGCCGATTTCAACGGGCGAGTGCGGCTAACCCTGTACGACAAACCGCTTGCGCGCACCACCCGCGGCACCGAAAGCAGCCCTATGAATTACCAAACCTACGCGAGCCTTATTTTTTCGGGTCAGGTAGCCGTGAATCAGGGCCGTTTCCGGGTACAGTTTGTCGTGCCGAAAGACATTGATTATACCTTTGGGCAGGGGCGGTTGTATGCTTACGCGCTACGGGCCGACAGCCTGTTCGATGCGATTGGCCAGTCGGCTAATCTCGTTATTGGTGGCACGGCGGCCAGCCCAGTTGTTGATACGCAACCGCCTTCGCTCACCCTCGCCGTGCTTGGGGCCACGCCCGATGCGGGCGACCGGGTACGCGTTGCCGGGCCCGACGTTACGCTGCGCATTCAAGTGGCCGATAATATGGGCATCAATCTGGCACAAACTGGCTTAGGCCACGAGCTGACGGTGCAGTTGAATACGGAGGCTCCAATCGTTTTGAACAGTAATTACGTATCTGAAGATAGCGAAGGTCGGCGGGGGAGTGCGAGCGTAACGTTCCGTAACCTGCCCTCGGGCTCGTACACGGTGCGGGCGAAAGCCTGGGATGTTAACAATAATTCAACTGAGGGGGCGTTGACGTTTATAGTGTCGGAAAAGCCCTCCCTGCTGATTCGTTCGCTCTGGGCCAGCCCTAATCCGGTAGTTGATCAAACGCAGTTGGCGTTGAATCACAACCGGCCGGGCGAAACCCTCGACTGGTCGGTGCAGGTGTACGATCAGGCCGGGCGTTTGCTGAGTGAACAGGTTGGTCAGTGCGATCGTTGCCCCGAAACCGTGTCGTTGGGTCAATGGGACGGACGAAACAGCGCTGGGTCTTTGCTAATCAACGGGTTATACCTGTACCGGGTCGTACTTCGGGCCGCTTCGGACGGTTCCGAAGCTAAAGCTGGCAACCGGATTCTGCTGGTGCGGTAA
- a CDS encoding GtrA family protein codes for MNVEVLQTTKIGRRKDFLTFFLTALFGASVNFFSQIVYRENLDYSFDTSVVLGYLTATVVSFVPTKVYAFSARQTGNTSREAVKFVAIALVAWAVQYFVSVGTLRWIATPLLPKVEVFWREKTSHVAGMGFSFLANYFGHKLLTFRSTGVYDRLRARTGRVS; via the coding sequence GTGAACGTAGAGGTACTGCAAACAACCAAAATCGGTCGGCGTAAAGACTTTCTTACGTTTTTCCTGACGGCACTGTTTGGGGCCTCCGTCAACTTCTTCAGCCAGATCGTCTACCGCGAGAATCTGGATTATTCCTTCGATACGAGTGTCGTGCTGGGCTACCTGACTGCCACCGTTGTCAGCTTCGTACCAACCAAAGTGTACGCATTTTCGGCCCGGCAAACAGGCAATACCAGCCGCGAAGCCGTAAAATTTGTGGCCATTGCGTTGGTGGCCTGGGCGGTGCAGTATTTTGTATCGGTCGGAACACTCCGATGGATTGCCACCCCTCTGTTACCCAAAGTAGAAGTATTCTGGCGCGAAAAAACCTCACATGTGGCCGGCATGGGTTTTAGCTTCCTCGCCAATTATTTCGGGCATAAGCTGCTTACTTTCCGTAGCACCGGTGTGTATGACCGCCTGCGGGCGCGTACCGGTCGGGTCTCTTAA
- a CDS encoding NADH-quinone oxidoreductase subunit N, translating into MLPIILLSVFGIALLFLGFAKSKAILLPATLLFIAIAFGASFVDWGKNYMYFNDMLLSTNLSIAFTAIVLLSAFMVVSLSSSFLEDESAQPAEYYAIMLFSLVGAIMMISFENLIMLFVGVEILSVAMYVLTGSDKRNLRSNEAALKYFLMGSFATGIMLFGLALLYGTSGSFVLSDLRSYVNGGVAYGSPLLLYMGLLLLLVGILFKVSAAPFHFWTPDVYEGAPTLFTAFMSTVVKTAGFAALLRLLSFSFTGIYSFWGVILMVVTVITLVVSNFTAVYQSSFKRMMAYSSISHAGYLLIALTAVGQQSKQALVFYSLAYSVATIAAFGVLLVVSRHQSGEGKPTDESYDAFNGLARQNPLLGFIMTVAMLSLAGIPLTAGFWGKFMVFTTAANRGIFWLLVVAVLMSAVSIYYYFRVIIAMYLRDGQTTAIRVAPFYRYVLIAATILTIVLGILPNLVRSLV; encoded by the coding sequence ATGCTACCCATCATATTACTTTCGGTTTTCGGAATTGCCCTGTTGTTTCTGGGGTTTGCCAAATCAAAAGCGATTCTACTCCCGGCTACGCTGCTGTTTATTGCTATAGCCTTCGGAGCGTCGTTTGTTGACTGGGGCAAGAATTACATGTACTTCAACGACATGTTGTTGTCAACCAACCTGTCTATTGCTTTCACGGCTATTGTGCTGTTGTCGGCATTTATGGTGGTGTCGTTGTCGAGCAGTTTTCTGGAAGATGAGTCGGCTCAACCGGCCGAATACTACGCCATCATGCTGTTTTCGCTCGTGGGGGCCATCATGATGATTAGTTTCGAAAACCTCATCATGTTGTTTGTGGGTGTCGAGATTCTGTCGGTAGCCATGTACGTGCTCACCGGTAGCGACAAGCGTAACCTGCGCTCCAACGAGGCCGCCCTGAAGTACTTCCTGATGGGCTCCTTTGCCACGGGTATCATGCTGTTTGGTCTGGCCCTGCTCTACGGAACATCCGGCTCGTTTGTGCTTTCTGACCTTCGCTCGTATGTGAATGGCGGGGTTGCGTATGGCTCACCTTTGTTGCTGTACATGGGCCTGCTGCTGCTGCTGGTTGGTATTCTGTTCAAAGTATCGGCGGCTCCGTTCCATTTCTGGACACCCGACGTGTATGAAGGGGCTCCCACACTGTTTACGGCTTTTATGTCGACGGTGGTTAAAACGGCTGGCTTTGCCGCCCTGCTCCGTTTACTGTCGTTTTCGTTTACGGGTATTTACTCGTTCTGGGGCGTCATTCTGATGGTCGTGACGGTAATCACGCTGGTTGTGAGCAACTTCACGGCTGTGTACCAGAGCAGCTTCAAGCGGATGATGGCCTATTCGAGCATTTCTCATGCGGGTTATCTGCTCATTGCCCTGACGGCCGTTGGGCAGCAGAGCAAGCAGGCACTGGTGTTTTACTCGCTTGCTTACTCAGTAGCCACAATTGCCGCATTTGGGGTGTTGCTCGTGGTGAGCCGCCACCAATCGGGCGAGGGTAAACCCACCGACGAAAGCTACGATGCTTTCAACGGGCTGGCCCGGCAGAACCCGTTGCTGGGTTTTATCATGACGGTGGCTATGCTTTCGCTGGCGGGTATCCCGCTGACGGCCGGTTTCTGGGGTAAGTTTATGGTGTTTACCACAGCCGCCAACCGGGGTATTTTCTGGTTGCTCGTTGTAGCCGTACTGATGTCGGCGGTAAGCATCTATTACTACTTCCGGGTTATCATTGCCATGTACCTCCGCGACGGGCAGACAACCGCCATCCGGGTAGCTCCGTTTTATCGGTATGTACTAATTGCTGCTACTATTCTTACCATTGTCTTGGGTATATTGCCTAACTTAGTTCGCAGTCTGGTGTAA
- a CDS encoding complex I subunit 4 family protein, translating to MLTLALIFFPAVAATVTLLLNGDSAKRFALGAALLEFLLAAYVVSQFMATPEFQFGFDVPWINVLGIRFSGGIDGISILLVLLTGLLVPLIVLSAFGQNYNRPATFYALILYMQAALMGVFTARDAFLFYLFFEAALIPVYFLAALWGGANRIPVTFKFFIYTIFGSLLMLVALVYLYYQTPGLHSSAIADFYKLNLTPAAQGWVFWAFFIAFAIKMPVFPFHTWQPDTYVESPTPATMLLAGIMLKMGVYGLIRFILPIVPAGLDTWGMMAVVLSVIGIVYGSVIAIRQRDMKRLIAYSSFAHVGLMAAGVFSQTTYGVQGALIQMLAHGVNVVGLFFVAELIFDRAKTRQLDQLGGITRTTPKLTVLFMILMLGSVALPLTNGFVGEFLLLKGVFDYNNYLGALAGLTIILGAVYMLRMFQKTMFGKASNNTQSFADLSTSELWVLVPLVFFVFWMGLYPASFLKLTEPAVTNLLRYIK from the coding sequence ATGCTCACGCTTGCTCTTATTTTCTTCCCGGCCGTAGCAGCCACGGTCACGTTACTTCTCAACGGCGACTCGGCTAAGCGGTTTGCCCTCGGGGCCGCTCTTCTCGAGTTTTTGCTGGCGGCCTATGTTGTCAGTCAGTTTATGGCCACGCCCGAGTTTCAGTTTGGCTTCGACGTGCCCTGGATCAACGTCCTTGGTATCCGGTTCAGCGGTGGAATCGACGGCATCAGCATCTTGCTGGTTTTGCTTACAGGTCTGCTGGTTCCGCTCATTGTATTATCGGCCTTTGGTCAGAATTACAATCGGCCGGCTACGTTTTACGCCCTGATTCTGTACATGCAGGCGGCCCTGATGGGGGTGTTTACGGCCCGCGATGCGTTTCTGTTTTATCTCTTTTTCGAAGCGGCCCTGATACCTGTCTATTTTCTGGCGGCATTATGGGGCGGTGCCAACCGAATTCCGGTTACGTTTAAATTCTTCATCTACACAATTTTCGGCAGCTTGCTCATGCTTGTTGCCCTTGTGTATCTGTACTACCAAACGCCCGGTCTGCATTCGTCAGCCATTGCCGATTTCTATAAGCTTAACCTGACACCGGCCGCACAGGGCTGGGTTTTCTGGGCCTTCTTTATCGCCTTTGCGATCAAGATGCCGGTATTCCCGTTTCACACCTGGCAGCCCGATACCTACGTTGAGTCGCCGACACCAGCCACCATGTTGCTGGCGGGTATTATGCTCAAGATGGGGGTTTATGGCCTTATTCGGTTTATTCTGCCGATTGTGCCCGCCGGGCTGGACACCTGGGGGATGATGGCCGTGGTGCTGTCGGTGATCGGTATTGTGTATGGTTCGGTGATTGCTATCCGTCAGCGCGATATGAAGCGTCTGATTGCGTATTCATCGTTTGCGCACGTGGGGCTCATGGCCGCCGGGGTTTTCTCACAAACCACCTATGGTGTACAGGGTGCCCTGATTCAGATGCTGGCGCACGGTGTCAATGTGGTGGGTCTGTTTTTTGTAGCCGAGCTGATCTTCGACCGGGCCAAAACCCGGCAACTTGATCAGTTGGGTGGCATTACCCGCACGACGCCCAAGCTTACGGTACTGTTTATGATTCTGATGTTGGGAAGCGTGGCTCTGCCGCTCACCAACGGCTTTGTGGGTGAGTTTCTGCTGCTCAAAGGAGTGTTTGATTACAACAACTACCTGGGTGCATTGGCCGGTCTGACCATTATTCTGGGCGCGGTGTATATGTTGCGGATGTTCCAGAAAACCATGTTTGGTAAGGCCAGCAACAATACACAGTCGTTTGCCGACCTGAGCACCTCCGAACTTTGGGTGCTTGTTCCCTTAGTATTCTTTGTGTTCTGGATGGGCCTGTACCCGGCTTCATTCCTTAAACTCACCGAACCCGCCGTTACGAACCTGTTGCGGTACATCAAATAG
- the nuoL gene encoding NADH-quinone oxidoreductase subunit L, with the protein MQAELLCILIPLLPLLGFVANGLGFRRVPASLVGPLAVAGPVLSFLAVLSLFSNFRAGGNQPFKALLFDWISVADLHINFSFQIDQLSLIMLLVVTGVGSLIHLYSIGYMKHDEGYGKFMAFLNLFLFFMLLLVMGSNYVIMFIGWEGVGLCSYLLIGFWNTNTSYNNAARKAFVMNRIGDLGFLLGIFLIFTTFGSVEYSDVFASATGMTIGDKTVLAITLLLFVGAMGKSAQIPLYTWLPDAMAGPTPVSALIHAATMVTAGIYMVVRSNVLYTLSPLTLEIMGGIAMATALLAASIGLLQNDIKKVLAYSTVSQLGYMFLGLSVAAYTGGMFHVLTHAFFKALLFLGAGSVIHAMSDEQDIRNMGGLRKYLPITFWTFLIGTIAISGIPPFAGFFSKDEILAHVWEHNKVLWALGVLGSAMTSFYMFRLLFLTFFGEFRGTAEQKHHLHESPLTMTLPLMVLAVLSVVGGLLNVPHALGGHSALAEFMAPLYAGSQQVNPAAFGGHTMGASEELMLMGISAGVALLSAIVAYVMYVRNAAVPAPDSAERSLPAKVVYNKYYIDEFYEVLIVRPVRALGDGLYSVGEFVVDGVVGAVAWLVRTVSGQLRLVQNGSIGSYVFAMVLSLALIIALRFFINWTSVLGYLNI; encoded by the coding sequence ATGCAAGCTGAACTACTCTGTATTCTTATTCCCCTATTGCCCCTTCTTGGTTTTGTGGCCAATGGTCTGGGGTTCCGTCGGGTTCCGGCGTCGTTGGTAGGGCCGCTGGCCGTAGCTGGGCCGGTGCTGTCATTTCTGGCGGTTCTTAGCCTGTTTTCAAACTTCCGGGCAGGGGGTAATCAACCCTTCAAAGCCTTGTTGTTCGACTGGATCAGCGTGGCCGACCTGCATATTAACTTCTCCTTCCAGATCGACCAGCTCTCGCTGATTATGCTGCTGGTAGTGACGGGTGTAGGCTCACTCATTCACCTTTACAGCATTGGCTACATGAAGCACGATGAAGGGTATGGTAAGTTTATGGCTTTCCTGAACCTGTTCCTGTTCTTCATGCTCTTGCTGGTGATGGGCTCCAACTACGTCATCATGTTTATTGGCTGGGAAGGTGTTGGCTTGTGTTCGTATCTGCTTATCGGATTCTGGAACACCAACACCAGCTACAATAATGCCGCCCGCAAAGCCTTCGTGATGAACCGGATTGGTGACCTTGGCTTCCTGCTGGGCATTTTCCTCATCTTTACCACCTTTGGTTCGGTTGAATACAGCGATGTGTTTGCCTCGGCAACGGGTATGACCATTGGCGACAAAACGGTGCTGGCCATTACGCTGCTGCTGTTTGTAGGTGCCATGGGTAAGTCGGCGCAGATTCCGCTTTATACCTGGCTGCCTGATGCAATGGCTGGCCCCACGCCGGTATCCGCCCTGATTCACGCGGCTACCATGGTGACGGCCGGTATTTACATGGTGGTTCGGTCCAACGTACTGTACACCCTGTCTCCGCTGACGCTCGAAATCATGGGTGGTATTGCGATGGCAACGGCTCTGCTGGCCGCATCGATTGGTCTGTTGCAGAATGATATCAAGAAAGTACTGGCTTACTCAACGGTGTCGCAGCTCGGCTACATGTTCCTGGGCCTGAGTGTGGCGGCTTATACGGGCGGTATGTTCCACGTACTGACGCACGCTTTCTTCAAAGCGCTTCTCTTCCTTGGGGCTGGTAGTGTAATTCACGCCATGTCCGACGAACAGGACATCCGTAATATGGGTGGTTTGCGCAAGTACCTGCCTATTACGTTCTGGACCTTCCTGATTGGTACCATTGCCATTTCGGGTATTCCGCCGTTTGCCGGTTTCTTCTCGAAAGACGAAATTCTGGCGCACGTTTGGGAGCATAACAAAGTCCTCTGGGCATTGGGTGTGCTGGGCTCGGCCATGACATCATTCTATATGTTCCGGCTTCTGTTCCTGACGTTCTTCGGTGAATTCCGGGGCACGGCCGAACAAAAACATCATCTGCACGAGTCGCCCCTGACCATGACCCTGCCCCTGATGGTGCTGGCGGTATTGTCGGTAGTGGGTGGTTTGCTGAATGTACCGCACGCACTCGGTGGCCACTCTGCTCTGGCCGAGTTTATGGCACCGTTGTACGCTGGATCGCAGCAGGTGAACCCGGCTGCGTTTGGTGGGCATACCATGGGAGCCAGCGAAGAACTGATGCTCATGGGGATTTCGGCGGGGGTAGCTCTGCTGTCGGCTATTGTTGCCTACGTTATGTATGTGCGCAACGCGGCCGTACCCGCTCCTGATTCGGCCGAGCGGTCGCTGCCCGCTAAAGTGGTTTACAACAAATATTACATCGACGAATTTTACGAAGTACTCATTGTACGTCCGGTGCGGGCACTGGGCGATGGGCTCTACAGCGTTGGCGAATTCGTTGTCGATGGGGTGGTGGGTGCCGTAGCCTGGTTGGTTCGGACCGTGTCGGGCCAACTTCGGCTGGTGCAGAACGGCTCCATCGGCTCGTATGTGTTTGCTATGGTCCTGAGCCTGGCCCTGATTATTGCCCTGCGGTTTTTTATCAACTGGACGTCCGTTTTGGGCTACCTGAATATCTGA